The Antechinus flavipes isolate AdamAnt ecotype Samford, QLD, Australia chromosome 4, AdamAnt_v2, whole genome shotgun sequence genomic interval ACTCCCTCTGCCCATTTCCCCAAGGGAGTTACATTCTCAAGGCGTCGACAGTTGACAGCCAACCCCCCACGATAAGTCTCCTCGCTAACCACCAAGCACTCCAAGGAAGGATCAGTGCCGGCTGGACCGTAGGGATCTAGGAGGGGGACTATGTCAAAGACCAAGGATGGCTTCATGTCCACCAGGAATTCACTCAGATGTTTCACCCTATCTGTATATGGTTGGAGTAACTCCCGGAGCACTTTATCTAAGGGAAGAAGTGAGAGAAAATGGAGCAAGAAGGGAGGTACAAAAGGTACACTGATTGGGGGTAGGAAGTGAGGGTGGTGGGGTctaaaggaaactaaaaacagaaagaagatggCTATGATTGTGAAAAGATGGCTACTAAATGTCTGTTTTGTTGGGGCTGATTGAGAAAAGGAGTATTCAAGCAGGCTGTGGAAGAAGGAGCAATAGTTACTAATGGAAAAAGCTATAACGACTAGGATATCTGTCAACTAGGAAGAAGGAGATCATGATAGAGAAGCCTGAAGGCGTTTGAAAGACACAGATGTTAAGCCTTTGAGGCTTAGCTTAACATGGCCTTGGACCGTACTACCCACACTTCAGATCCAAAGGAAGCAAGAGAATAAAGTGCATATATCCAAAGGTCACCTCCAAGACTATTGAACTTTAGCATCTATCTTCCCCTGCTCTGCCAACCCTCCCACCCCAAATCAACCCCCCAGActcatctactcactttccaacaATTCTTTGTCTGCTACTCCAACCACAAGCCTCTTTTGGGCTAAGAGGCAGGCAACCGTAAGCAACAACTTATGAGCATTGTGCAGATGGTCAAATGTTCCCCCTACTGCCACATGGTTATAGCCCTGTAGGGGGTGTTTGGGAGCTTTAGGCAAAGGGGAGGCTGACCAAAGAGGAGAGGAATAGGGTACTGATGGGTCTGTAGAAGAATCTCCTGGATCATAGTCTGGATAGAGCAACACAGAGACCAGTTGGGggcagcagctgtaacagctggtGGCATATCTCTCTAGCTGTTGCTTGACTGGGTTGTACTGGCCCCCATCAAGGGTCTGGAAGTCTGTCAACACCACTTCCGGGGGATGGGCTAGGTTCTGCACAGAGCCAAGTGAAGGTGGAGGGGTTGGGTTCTTTGTACGGATGTTGGTCAGCAGGACTCGGATGTCCAGGTGCCGATAGGCATCAGCACCAGCATAGAGACCAGTGATGAGGTTGATGATCTCCACGGTGGCCTGCACGTGGCTGGAGTGAGGCTGGGCCGGTCCACCCAGACTGAGGCCAGGCTGCAGGTGGACATACAGGGTCTTCTCCACCAGCCGGGCTGCAGAGGTCAGAATGGGTGCCAGGCGTGGGGTCAGGGCTGCCAGCGGGGATGTCAGCACCAAAAGGCCAGATCGGAAAGCAGACATGCTGACACCACCACTGCCCAAGTCACCGACGGTTCCGCTAGCTGGCACCTGTGGGAGGGCACACATGAGAGGCATGGGGTTGGGGGTGCACAGCACTAGTAGTCATGTAAAAGGCCGCGCAAATTGCAGGATTCTGCCGAGGAACCGGCAAGACCTCCCCCACCACACTGCATTAGGATTGCTTGCGCATGCGTAAATTTCGACTACGAGCGACCTAGAATACTGACCCCCGGTGGGTGATTCGCGCATGCGCGATCAGATTTTTAATTGGGAAAGGAGAGATCTTGGAGAAATAACGTCGCAGAGATGAAACAGAAGGGATTGGCTCTGGGGCCGAACCGCGGCGCAGGGAATCCGAGAATAAGGACCCTCGTCTTCCCTAGTTTTCCAGGAGGAGAGGGAAACTTGGGAAGGGCTAGCTGTCTCCAAGGGGCGGGATTTGTCTCCAAGGGGCGGAGCCGCCTGCTGGCAGCGACGGGTCGAGTTTGTCAGTGGTTCCGGGCCCGGGTTTAATTCCCCGGTACTCACGGAGCTCCCAGACTCGGGCCGCTCCCTCTCCGGACGTCGCTGCAGCTTCTGCCGCTTCCCGGGTTCCACCCGGAAGTGCTCCTGTCCTGGATCAGGCAGCTCGAGATTCTGGGCTCGGAGAAATCCTGGCTATCCTGGACCCCGAGAGCCAAATCTCGCGAGCTGTGGGAGAGGGCGGGGCTATCACGTGGGAAGTGAAGGCGTCCAGGGGCGGAGGCGAGTGGAGTCAGGTGTTTTGTCAGGACTGGAGGCCATTTTGGCGGCTAATTTCGACGGTCATTTTACCCCCAAGGTAAAAGAATCTCTGAGAGAAGTGAGTCTCAGAAGCCTAGGTGCAGAGCTAGAGAGGACTTTCTGAGGCTGTCTTGTGCTATCCGATCTTTTGcacttgaggaaattgaggcctaagCCGTTTAAGTACGAGCACAtgggaatatttttgtttttcccccgcTTGAGGGAGACATGTTATTGAAACCAAAAGATGAGTCATTGGTCAACCACTGGTTGAGGTGAAAATTATCCTTAAACGAGTTATTAATAAAGCCAGAGAGTCTTTAAATAGCTTCTCCCTGAAGTCACGCAACTCGAGTAAATAACTTAGAATAGGTGTATTATTAATATACCTattgataactaaaccaggagATAACACAATCCACCATGTCTTGGTAGAGTAGCTTTGAAAGAATTAAGACACTCTTGGGGAGTAGAATTTCCTTCCAGAGAAATATAAAGTGAAGCAGTCACCTGAGGGAGAAAACACCTTCAAGGAGTGAGACCTAAGGCCATAAAGAGCTTGCCAATAGACTCAGAAATTCCTCAACAGATCTCCGCAGACCTATAAGCCCATTTAAGCAATTGCCACCCTCACCCCCCACCCCTTAGTTACTGCCATACTTGAGTAAGATTTCTGAGTCCTCTGTAATAAACAGAGGAGTGATATTGAAGCCTTTCAGTATCAGAGTTCTGAGTTTTGCCTCGTGTGTGCCTTACTACCATTGTACTCTTGAGTGTAAGGCCATTTTCCCCAGGGCTGTACTGTGTACTTATGGGAGAGTATGTCTCAGGATTTGTGGAACTTGTTGTGTAGCTTCTGATCTTACtatgccatcttttttttttttttaatagctttttatttacaagatatatgcataggaaATTTTCAGCATTgccagttgcaaatccttttgttccaactttttccctccttctcctcaccccttcccccagatggcagtttgaccaatacatgttaaatatgttaaagtataagttaaatacaatatatgtatacatgtccaaacagttattttgctgtataaaaagagtcggactttgaaatttACTATTCCATCTTAATGAAAGTCTTTGCTTTGAGCAAATATGTACTGGCCTTCTGTCAATGGGAGAAAAACCAGAGGAGGTTGGGTGAAAATCCTGGATCCACAAGGTATCCTCTAATCTTGTTGGTAGTTGTTGCCTTTTGGGGAAGTGTCCAAAAGAGGATGCATTTTTCCAAAAAGAGGTCTGtagggactaaatgtggatcacaacatagtattttcacctttttttccctcattttttcctttttttgatctgatttttcttgtgcagcatgataaatttggaaatatatatagaaaaattgcaaatgtttaacatattacttactgggtaagggagggagaaaatttggaacccaaggttttgcaagggtgaatgttgaaagctatcttagcatgtattttgaaaacaatattattaaaaataaaagcttagcaaaaaaaaaaagaggatacaTTTTGGGGAaggagtgtgtatatatacaaatatgcacatattacatattgtatatgtacatttcttcatagaatgtaagatccttgaggccAGGAACCATTTTGTATTTCTGTTCTCACTGCCTACCAGTtatttaatagatgctttttgAGTGATTGCCTACTGGAACACAATCCAAGTCAAGGATCTGAAAAATCCCAGGCCATAGAGATAAAATTCAGTCTGTACCCTTTCATAGGATTTCATGGTCTTGGACTGGTTTATTTGAACAAGTCTGGATCTGAGCAGGCTTCAGGCTgagtaaagaaaaaaggagttTGAAGGAGTAGCAGTAGcagaattctgagaaaaaaaacaagatcaGTCCCATAGGGATCAAGCTCTTTTCTCTGTCCTCAAGTCCATTACAggcctcctttctgtctcttttgtccATATCCTCTTTTCACTCTACTTCTTAATCTTCTGCTCACCTTGACTTCCTGCTTTCTTCATctgtttcccctttccttttctcctccttaaaTCAATTCCTTGAATTCTCTGCCACCATCAGAGTTCATGGTTTTATACATTGTTTTCTCACCTCTCTCCCTGTGGCAAGGATCACAGCCCCCTACTCCTTTTTAGTgaccctttcttttccctttagtCCCTTATGTGGCAGTGTATACTAACTATAGTCCCTCTAAAATGTAGTTCCAGGAGTCAAAATCTAGCCCTCCCTTATTCAGTCATCTGCCTTGAATAAAAGGGTATATGTTGAGGGAAAACCCTGATCTTCcctttgattttgctttatagAGTAGACAGGCAGACAGCCAGTTGGAACAATATGTCTTGTTAGAATTAATTAGCTTGCCTCAATAGCTTTTCTAGGAAGTAAGCTGTGGGAGGGGATTAGAGGGACCTCCTCTAGCAGCTGGGCAGATAGTAGTGGAAGAAGGGAGAATCAGAACAGGACAGATTGCCTCTAGTCAGTGCTTGTCCCCACTTATTTCCTGGTAATGATTGCTCATATTTTCAGGAACTCtgcacttttaaaatttcatttacacCACTTATCTCAATCAGTTTGCCACTATAGCCAGTGAGACAGGCAGAGCTGGTTTCTCCGcctttcagatgagaaaactgggccAATAACCAAAGTTGAagtttaaagtaatttaaaaccAAGTACTGTTAGTTCTGGGAAGAATCATCTTTTCTAATAGTGTCACACTCAAAAAGGAACCATTAAATCATTCATAAGGATCCCTTCagttgcatattgacttagaaaatctcATATTAATATTACTCATGTTCtgttgtattattattttattattttttcccataattataactttttattgacagagctcatgcctgggtaattttttacaacattatcccttgcactcacttctgttccaacttttctccttccttcctccctccctccctcccccaggtggcaaacatgtattattattttattaaatgtttccaaattacattttaatctggttcaggtcaAACTCAGTGCAGCCGAATATTTGATACTGCTGATCTATGCTACCAGAACAATTTCCTAATATTTGCAGAGACTTACACGCGATAAGcgtttgaaattaaaaaaaaacaaaaaaaaacaaagcttgtTTGAGGAATTAATTTTACACAGGAAAGACGGGAGTGGGGGGCgggagggagaggagaataaTTTAAGTCACATATTAACAAAGTCAGTAAGTAGTAAGAGCTGATCTAATCTGTTACCCaattaaaagttgtttttccaatacaGTAAACCAGCCCCTAATCGGAGCGCCCACCTCTGCTTCCCTTTggaaaaagttttgcaaaaaagTCATTATTTAGTATATGTAGACCAAGTTACTTTACTAAGCATGTGtctgcttaaaaaaacaaaaaacaaacaaacaaacaaaacaaaacaaaaacaacaacaacaacaaaaaaccggGCGATTCTAACTCAGGGGCCTTCAGTTCCACCGTATTCACGActggcctcctcctcctccggctCGGAGAAAACAGTGCGGTACATGGCGTCTACGTATTGAGAGCCTCCAGGATCAGAAATTCGGAGTCTGGCTAATGGCAGAAATCGCTCAGTGCTGAAATAGCGCAGGACGGGGCAAGGGGCGCGGAGCGCTTGAACGAACACCTGttgtaaggaggaaaaaaaagaacttgggaCAGAAGGGTGGACAGGACCTCAGCCCCGGTCGCCTTCTCCCCAGGCCCCAGATATCTATTTGTGGGCCTCCTCAGATCTTCCCTGTGTCCCACCTCCGGGAGAGAGAGAGTCCCCGCTATATCACACCTCCACCACGTCTTCAGGGTCCTGTGCCGCCTCCCAGAAGAGCCGCTCACAGTGCCGCTGGTAGCGGGAGAAGAGAGCCCGGGTTTCCAAGTCGGCGCTTCCCAGTACTCCGCCAGGACCCCTCTCTAACTTCTCTTGGAAAGCGGTGCGTACAGGGCCGCACTCTATGAGGCTGATGCTGAGAGCGCAGAAAGAACAGGCTGGGGCCGGAGGCGTTATCCTTATCCACCCTCTGGCTTCCCTTCTCCCAGCATCCTCCATCTCCAGAATTAGGAGAGAAGGCATCTAAGTCCGGGAATCATAGGACGCTGGTGCTGAAACGGACTTTAGAGATGGGACTTTTGTTTTGCATCGAGGAAACAACCCCCAGAAAATGTTACTTAGCTAGGAAGCTTTATAACAGTTCAAGGCTTCTGATAGAGGATCGGGAGTAGCTTCCACTCACTCTACACTGGTGGGAAGGGGGATCGAGAGTAGCTTCCATTCACTAAATTTGTAGAAAGGGGAGGTGGAAGAAGAGGCACAGCTTCTAGTGGGGCAGGACTCCCAGGGCTGTCTGTCCCTGACGGGAAGGGAATAGGGATGTCCAAGATCATCCTGCTTACTCACTGGACTCCGAAGGGCTGCAGTAGTATAGCCAGACTCTCGCATAGACCTTCCAGGGCAAACTTGCTAGCACAGTAAACTGCGTTAAAGGGCAAGCCTTTGGGAGtcaggagaggagggaagaagactGAGCTAAATCCTGGATGTTCCAACCTCCAGGCCCGATCAGTGCTCACGCTGGACTCATGTACACCTGTAATCAACATCTGGCTTCTCCCTACTCACCCATCAGCCCGCCAACGCTCCCAGTGACAAGCACCCGGCCAGCTCGGCGTCGTTTCATGTCGGGAAGGAAAGCTTGGAGCATTCGGATAGTCCCCATCACATTCACGTCCAGCACAGAGCCCACAGCCTCTATTGAGTGGGCTTCCAGTGGC includes:
- the COASY gene encoding bifunctional coenzyme A synthase isoform X2, encoding MSAFRSGLLVLTSPLAALTPRLAPILTSAARLVEKTLYVHLQPGLSLGGPAQPHSSHVQATVEIINLITGLYAGADAYRHLDIRVLLTNIRTKNPTPPPSLGSVQNLAHPPEVVLTDFQTLDGGQYNPVKQQLERYATSCYSCCPQLVSVLLYPDYDPGDSSTDPSVPYSSPLWSASPLPKAPKHPLQGYNHVAVGGTFDHLHNAHKLLLTVACLLAQKRLVVGVADKELLENKVLRELLQPYTDRVKHLSEFLVDMKPSLVFDIVPLLDPYGPAGTDPSLECLVVSEETYRGGLAVNCRRLENGLDKVALYQILLLKNPDHRENEEDKVSSSSFRQRLLGTLLQPPNRPDLPSNVYVVGLTGSSGSGKTSVALLLQDLGAKVIDSDQLGHLAYAPDGPAYQTVIEAFGTDIIQEDGTINRKILSSQVFGNKKKLKNLTDIIWPVIAKMCQEEIKKAAAEGKTIFVIDAALLLEAGWNNMVHEVWTVIVPETEAIRRIMERDGLTEAAAQARLRNQMSNQQRVDQSHVVLSTLWEPHITRRQVEKAWALLQERIKSQ
- the COASY gene encoding bifunctional coenzyme A synthase isoform X1 — protein: MSAFRSGLLVLTSPLAALTPRLAPILTSAARLVEKTLYVHLQPGLSLGGPAQPHSSHVQATVEIINLITGLYAGADAYRHLDIRVLLTNIRTKNPTPPPSLGSVQNLAHPPEVVLTDFQTLDGGQYNPVKQQLERYATSCYSCCPQLVSVLLYPDYDPGDSSTDPSVPYSSPLWSASPLPKAPKHPLQGYNHVAVGGTFDHLHNAHKLLLTVACLLAQKRLVVGVADKELLENKVLRELLQPYTDRVKHLSEFLVDMKPSLVFDIVPLLDPYGPAGTDPSLECLVVSEETYRGGLAVNCRRLENGLDKVALYQILLLKNPDHRENEEDKVSSSSFRQRLLGTLLQPPNKRPDLPSNVYVVGLTGSSGSGKTSVALLLQDLGAKVIDSDQLGHLAYAPDGPAYQTVIEAFGTDIIQEDGTINRKILSSQVFGNKKKLKNLTDIIWPVIAKMCQEEIKKAAAEGKTIFVIDAALLLEAGWNNMVHEVWTVIVPETEAIRRIMERDGLTEAAAQARLRNQMSNQQRVDQSHVVLSTLWEPHITRRQVEKAWALLQERIKSQ
- the COASY gene encoding bifunctional coenzyme A synthase isoform X3 → MSAFRSGLLVLTSPLAALTPRLAPILTSAARLVEKTLYVHLQPGLSLGGPAQPHSSHVQATVEIINLITGLYAGADAYRHLDIRVLLTNIRTKNPTPPPSLGSVQNLAHPPEVVLTDFQTLDGGQYNPVKQQLERYATSCYSCCPQLVSVLLYPDYDPGDSSTDPSVPYSSPLWSASPLPKAPKHPLQGYNHVAVGGTFDHLHNAHKLLLTVACLLAQKRLVVGVADKELLENKVLRELLQPYTDRVKHLSEFLVDMKPSLVFDIVPLLDPYGPAGTDPSLECLVGLDKVALYQILLLKNPDHRENEEDKVSSSSFRQRLLGTLLQPPNKRPDLPSNVYVVGLTGSSGSGKTSVALLLQDLGAKVIDSDQLGHLAYAPDGPAYQTVIEAFGTDIIQEDGTINRKILSSQVFGNKKKLKNLTDIIWPVIAKMCQEEIKKAAAEGKTIFVIDAALLLEAGWNNMVHEVWTVIVPETEAIRRIMERDGLTEAAAQARLRNQMSNQQRVDQSHVVLSTLWEPHITRRQVEKAWALLQERIKSQ
- the HSD17B1 gene encoding 17-beta-hydroxysteroid dehydrogenase type 1, which translates into the protein MERKVVLITGCSSGIGLHLALRLASDPSGSFKVYATLRDLESQGPLWEGVRARGCPPGSLEILQLDVTDSSSVAAARDHVTEGHMDILVCNAGHGLLGPLEAHSIEAVGSVLDVNVMGTIRMLQAFLPDMKRRRAGRVLVTGSVGGLMGLPFNAVYCASKFALEGLCESLAILLQPFGVHISLIECGPVRTAFQEKLERGPGGVLGSADLETRALFSRYQRHCERLFWEAAQDPEDVVEVFVQALRAPCPVLRYFSTERFLPLARLRISDPGGSQYVDAMYRTVFSEPEEEEASREYGGTEGP